The Candidatus Omnitrophota bacterium genome segment TTTAGTTTCTTTAAATTAAGAAAAGAGGCCAAGAGATTAAAAATTGATTTGATACATTCTAATAGCCGCACTACTCAGGTTTTAGGAAATTTATTAAGCCGCGCTTTGGGTATCCCGCATGTCTTTACCTGCCATGGATTTTTTAAACCCAAGCTATCGCGGCTGTTGTTTCCCTGCTGGGGTGAAGGTGTGATTGCTATAAGCCAGGAGGTCAAAGAGCATTTAATAGCCGATCTTAAACTAGATGAAAAAAAGATAAGCGTAATAAATAATGGTATTGATACTAATAATTTTGGAGATTTTTCAGCAAGAAAGAAGGTGCGTAAAGATTTAAGTATAGGCCAGGAGCCTTTGGTTGGTATTATTGCCCGCTTATCCGATGTCAAAGGCCATGTCTACCTTATTCGGGCGATGAAAAAAGTTATGATGAGTTTTGCCTCTGTTAAGTTGTTGATTATCGGTGAAGGCAAGATGAAAGAAATATTAATTAAAGAGGTGGAGGCCCTGGATATTAAGAACAATATTTTGTTTATTCCTGAAGCCAGGGTAAGCCAGGAGTTACTTGGGGCAATGGATATTTTTGTTATGCCTTCATTACAGGAGGGATTGGGCTTAGCACTTATGGAGGCGATGGCTCAGGGGCTTGCTGTGATAGGCTCGAAGGTCGGAGGGATTAAAACTTTAATTCAGGACGCAGTTAATGGCTTATTAATTGAGCCGGCTGATGTTGAAGGTTTAACTGCGGCAATCATAAGATTGCTTGCTGATAGTAATTTACGCCGTTCTTTAGGAGTAAACGCGCGTAAATTTATTATCGACAATTTTTCTAAAGAAAAAATGGTTGATAATACGCTAAGGGTCTATAATCAATGTCTAAAATAAAAAAATTAATTGTTGTTTTTTTCTTGGCAATTACCGTAGCCTTTCTTATCTGGCTGCGTGGCCAGTATATATTGCCGATCGTGATGTATCATTCGGTTACTCCGGAGGCTAGAGTGGAGAATCGCCTCCAGGTCTCCGATACTTTATTTAAACGCCAAATGGAATTTTTAAAAAGCCATCATTACAATGTGGTTTCATTGGAGGATGCAGGCAGGATGATTAAGGAACACGGGAAAGTTCCTGCTAAAACCATTGCCATAACTTTTGATGATGGTTACGAGGATAATTACATCTACGCCTATCCGGTTTTAAAAAAACTTAAGATTCCGGCGACAATATTTGTTATTGTTAATCGAATTAAGGTGGGCCCTGGTAAGGATATTTTAAGTTGGGATCAGATTAAGGAAATGCAAGCATCCGGTTTGATTACTTTTGGTAGCCATACTTTAGACCATGCATATTTGCCCGAAGTTAAATCTGAGGAAGAATTGAGAAGGCAGATATTTGAGTCTAAAAAAACACTTGAGGAAAAGTTAGGCGTTCCGATTAATACTTTCTGTTATCCGGCGGGTAGATTTGACGCGCATGTAAGAGATTTAGTCGCTCAGGCAGGATATAAATTGGCGGTTGCTACTGGCCTTGGTAAGAGGTTTTCTAATCAGGATGTGTATTTAATTAAAAGAGTACGTATTTCTGAAACGGATAATCTTTTTGATTTTTGGGTAAAAACCAGCGGTTATTATAATTCATTTCGTAACCATAATACTAGATGAATAAAAAGCATTCTGAAAAACGTATCCTAATTTTTAATGTTAATTGGCTTGGAGATGTTTTGTTTTCCAGTGCCGCGATCAGGAATATTCGCAGGAACTATCCGCAAGCCTACCTTGCCTGTATAATCCCCAGCCGTTGTTATCAGATACTAAAAGATAATCCTTATTTAGATGAGGTAATCATTTTTGATGAGAGGGATAGGCATAAAGGGGTGATTTCTAAGCTTAGTTTTATTAGCCTGCTTAAAAGCAAAAAATTTGATACTGTATTTTTATTGCATCGATCATTTACGCGCGCCCTTATTTGCCGGCTTGCCGGAATTCCTGAGAGGATTGGGCATTATACGAAGAAGCGTTCTTTTCTTCTGACTAAAAAAATCATTCCACCCAAAAGAGATTCACTGCACCGCATAGATTATTATCTGGATGTGATTGAAAAAGCGGGCCTGCGGATTGAAGACAGATACCTGGATTTCTTCTTTACATCTTTAGATGAGGAGTATGTTGAGAATTTTTTAAATAAAAATTCTATTGGTAAAAGTGATTTTTTAGTAGCAATAAACCCCGGAGGCAACTGGCTGCCTAAGCGCTGGCCCGTCGATTATTGGGCGCAGCTAGCCGATAAATTAATCAATGAATTGGGTTTAAGAGTAATAATCACCGGTAGCGCTGCTGATTCAAAGTTAGCACTTCAAATTAAAGAAAGAATGAAGGAACTCCCATTAATTGTTTGTGGGGCTTTCAATATCAAGCAGCTCGGCGTACTGGCAAAAAGGGCAGATTTGTTCATTACTGCCGATACTGGTCCAATGCATATTGCCAATGCCGTAGGGTGCAAAAATATAATTGCAATTTTTGGGCCAACATCCAAAGAAGTTACTGGGCCGTATCCTGCTAATAATGTCGTTATACTGCAAAAGGATGCAGGTTGTCCTATACCGTGTTATAAGCTAAATTGTCAGGACAGGCGTTGTATGAAGGCGGTCACTCCCAGTGATGTTTTGGCAGAAGTTAAGAAAATAAGAAAGCTATGAAAATACTTTTTATAACTTTAAGTAATAT includes the following:
- a CDS encoding glycosyltransferase family 4 protein, producing MNILFIANHLNVGGVSSYLFTLASELKQNGFNVYVASSGGQLVEKFVASGIVHIKVSLRTKNELSPKIIFSFFKLRKEAKRLKIDLIHSNSRTTQVLGNLLSRALGIPHVFTCHGFFKPKLSRLLFPCWGEGVIAISQEVKEHLIADLKLDEKKISVINNGIDTNNFGDFSARKKVRKDLSIGQEPLVGIIARLSDVKGHVYLIRAMKKVMMSFASVKLLIIGEGKMKEILIKEVEALDIKNNILFIPEARVSQELLGAMDIFVMPSLQEGLGLALMEAMAQGLAVIGSKVGGIKTLIQDAVNGLLIEPADVEGLTAAIIRLLADSNLRRSLGVNARKFIIDNFSKEKMVDNTLRVYNQCLK
- a CDS encoding polysaccharide deacetylase family protein, yielding MSKIKKLIVVFFLAITVAFLIWLRGQYILPIVMYHSVTPEARVENRLQVSDTLFKRQMEFLKSHHYNVVSLEDAGRMIKEHGKVPAKTIAITFDDGYEDNYIYAYPVLKKLKIPATIFVIVNRIKVGPGKDILSWDQIKEMQASGLITFGSHTLDHAYLPEVKSEEELRRQIFESKKTLEEKLGVPINTFCYPAGRFDAHVRDLVAQAGYKLAVATGLGKRFSNQDVYLIKRVRISETDNLFDFWVKTSGYYNSFRNHNTR
- the waaF gene encoding lipopolysaccharide heptosyltransferase II, which codes for MNKKHSEKRILIFNVNWLGDVLFSSAAIRNIRRNYPQAYLACIIPSRCYQILKDNPYLDEVIIFDERDRHKGVISKLSFISLLKSKKFDTVFLLHRSFTRALICRLAGIPERIGHYTKKRSFLLTKKIIPPKRDSLHRIDYYLDVIEKAGLRIEDRYLDFFFTSLDEEYVENFLNKNSIGKSDFLVAINPGGNWLPKRWPVDYWAQLADKLINELGLRVIITGSAADSKLALQIKERMKELPLIVCGAFNIKQLGVLAKRADLFITADTGPMHIANAVGCKNIIAIFGPTSKEVTGPYPANNVVILQKDAGCPIPCYKLNCQDRRCMKAVTPSDVLAEVKKIRKL